TCATTTATCCATGACTCCCCTCTCTTATATGCATGAAATCTTGTAGTTGGCTAAGCCTCTTATCTATTAGAAATTAAGAATTGTGCATTACTCTATGAATTGTCTAGATCTTAGTTTAAGGCAAACTTTTGAAAATTGATCAACAAATCAATGTTCATAACTATATTAGGGGCTTGTTGGAAGTTGAACAGCTTCACTCCAGAATCACCAGTGGAACCTAGTATTTTCTGTGGATGAGCATACCCTCCTTATCCCCCCCCCAAAAAGGACTATATCCTGCTGGTATTTCTTTTTGTTTGTCTTTGGTCCAAGATGCAAGCTGAGATGGTTCTAACAATTCTAACCCTGCACACTAGAATTTGGTAAAAAGCCCTTTTTGCTGGaatcataaattatttatttggagCACATCTCTTCTCCTCCTTCCCCTTCCCCCCAATATATTATTTCTGTAAATTCTACAAGTCAATTCAGATAGTAAAAGGAACTATGAATAATGCATGAAGTAGCAgttatatattttcatttcaaattgCACGTAAGGACCCCAAAAGCCTGTCTTACACGTATATGTAGAGTGTGTTAGATATATCCATGTTCTCTGATCATGTAAACAATCAGCAAAAAGTGAGGTGTGTAAGGGGTGTTCACGTCCCAAACCAACCTGCTGGAAAAATTTTTAAATTCTCGTAGATGAACCATTTCTTGATATGGGCTTCTCCTTCCTTGTTTCCCTTTCAAATATCATGAATATGATTGTCTGTGGGTTGGATTGGAGGTGTGTTTCTTAATCATTTCCAAGACTTGATGATAATCCCAACAACTTCAGCATCATTTTGTGTACAGTGATTATAAGTCGGCAAGAAATTATCTTTCTTTGCTTGCTATATTGTCAGTTTTCAAATTTTTACGTTCCTTTTCTGTTTACAGGTGACGTTAACAGCATCAGTGTTGGATCTGGTACCAATATACAAGACAACTCCCTTGTTCATGTGGCCAAATCAAATataagtcaaaaggtgctacccACCATTATAGGGAACAATGTCACTGTTGGTAAGCATTCAAGTCGACCTTAGCATCAGTTGTCTTGGTTTTATGGATAGTGACTTAAACTATCTGTAGGTCATAGTGCTGTTGTACATGGCTGCACCATTGAGGATGAGGCCTTCATTGGAATGGGAGCCACACTGCTTGATGGTGTCCATGTAGAGAAACATGCCATGGTTGCTGCAGGAGCCCTTGTGAGACAGAACACAAGGATCCCCTCTGGAGAGGTATGGTATCCGCTTGTCCCCTCATCACCAGTGATCACCTTACAGTAAGTTCACTGTTTAAAAGAGATGGTAGAGGCATTGCTAAAATGCCCTGGGTGGTTGAATTTCCACTAAGGTGTTCTACTCACTCCTTGAGGCATACACCTACATCTGCTGCTACTTGCTAGCAATAACACCTCACCTTTTAAATCACTTATATGGACTACAGAGTTTCTCTTTCTTTTGTGGGATTCGCTCTCTGTCCACCAATGTCAGATAGATGAGAGAAGCAAAAATATGGAAAACATGATTAGATCTTGTCTTTAATTAGATACTGCAATTGGCAATACGATATTATCATATAGGACCTTGCCCTTGGACTTCAAATTTCCTAGTTTATTACTGCTGCACAGCAAAAGTCAGTGGCTTGAATTGTTTGCTTTTCTTCCTATTTGGTCCCTGAGGAAAGCGGCTTTTTTGTGGATTACACTTAAGAATTGTTTGATTGCCTGCATTATTGCACAATCTGCTTTCTATGCCATTCTGAGATTTTGCCTGCTATGCTATTCTGATTAGGTCAGATACAACAGTGTTGCTTATATGTTTGCAATGTCGTAAGTAATTTGAATATGAGATAGGAACTTTGATAGCATGCCAATTGCCCAACTTATTTGGCTTACTTTACTGGTCCACATTTTCCTATAAATTGGATTTATCCGAATGTCTTAACTTTGTATTATGATTGGTGTGCAAGGGGGGTTTAGGACTGTCCAATGATTCATAAGTCTACCATTTGTTCTCCTTATTCCATTCTGAATAGTTATGGTGATGTGTTGGATTCAACATTCAGTGTAAAGCCACATTATGATTGGCTTCTTCTGCAAATAGTGTATATGATTTAGGAGACTACCATCTGCTCTCACCATCTAACTGTGAATTTCTATATGACACAGGTATGGGCAGGCAATCCAGCTAAGTTTCTGAGGAAGCTAACTGATGAAGAGATAGCCTTTATTGCCCAGTCAGCAACCAATTACTGTAACCTCGCTCGTGTTCATGCAGCTGAGAATTCCAAGTCCTTTGACGAAATTGAATTTGAAAAGATGCTTCGTAAGAAGTATGCCAAACGTGATGAGGAATATGATTCTATGATTGGTGTTGTACGTGAAACACCTCCCGAGCTTGTACTTCCTGATAATATTCTCCCTGAAAAAGCTGCAAAGAGCATCATCCAATGAGATCTGTACCCAAGCAACTCTCTTTTTTGCTTTTCTGAGATTGATTTTACCCCGTGAGCATCTGTAGGGGATAGTCATGGATATTGGTTGTTGCGCTTCCAAATAATACCAAACTTATTGGATAACATCGATATGTCAGTGCTTGTAGTTAAGACTTTTGCCCCTAGTTTCCCAGGCACTTGTTCAGCTTGGGAAAGGAACTTACACCCAAAAGCCATATGCATTTGGTGCTTGTAACTTGGAAATCATTTTCATAGATGAATTTGCTAAATTGTACTTGGAATAACATGAAACATTGACAGCGCGTCCCGAAAGTAGTTCTGTTGGCAATGCCCTTGTTGTGGAATTCTCCTAAATTCAGCTTAATGGTCCTAAAATTCAAATCACTTATAGTCGTGCTTGATCATGGACTTATGGTGAAGAATATCATTTGGGATGTCAAAGTTCTTAGTCAGCAAATTTTCTTCATCCAGTAAACGTTTTCCCTGTTTTGAATGGTGAAAATATCACTTGCAATATCAAATTTCTCGTTCTTAACTGCTGTGCTTAACAATCTTTCTACCTGGGCTGGATAAGACGTTGATGTACCACACTTCCTAAATTCAGTAAACTCTTCTACTGTTTGAGATTCCTCCTAATGGCTATGCTAATATACTATTGACGACTAAGTAGCACGGTCCATGTGGGAAAATCCTTAACCTAATCCTTAGGCATGTTATTAGCTGTAGAAATCCCAAGATGAAAGAAGCATGCTGTATCTTTTTGTACAATAATGCATAGTAGAATATTAGAAAGTTAAGGATGATTGGCTGATTGCGGTCTGAAGAGCCAAAAGATGAGCCAATCCCCGTAAATTAAGCTTGTCTTTCTGTGTTTTAATAAGTACAAAAGGAGCTCTGGTCTTCAATCATTTCATTTCTATATGAAGTGATTGGAATCTGTTGAATTGTGTTTGATTTTAAATGGAGTCATCTCGTTCGTGTTTCTCTCTTTACCCTTCGGCGGATACTTGAGTTCCACTTTATTTATTGGTATTGGGGCCTTTGGAATATATAGGAATAATTACATCTTTGATCCCTCAATTAGCGATAACTTTTATATTTTGGTCCTTGTATTATTATACTACACATATATATTAACCTTTACTTGATCAAACTGTATAGTTTTGTCTTTTTTACATAGgaaatatattatatttagatCATTTTTAGAAGTACACTACTCTAGAATATGGAAAAATAGTTCAAATTCGTTAAATTTGTGAAGATTCACAAGTAGAAGGATTAAAGtgtatattttaattaattatttaaagttaattaattatttaaagtcTAATATGTTAATTAGATATCACAAGGATCAAATTCAGAATTTTTCAGTTTTAGAGATTTAAGGGGTCCATAGAAGATTCCTTTTGAATTGCTTTTTTTCTTTTACAGAGGTGGTCCACTGAATCGAGAAATGTTTTCTCTAGCCAAAAACCCTAGTTCCTAGGCTTCTATAGCTATTGCAAAACTAATTAATTGTCTAAACCATTGATAGTGGTCAGTGGATGCTTAACAGATATGCCTAGAGtttcaaaaaatgaaaaagaaaatgctTAAGTAATTCAATTAATATGAAGCAAGTCGTATATTTGATtggtcggctaaaaataattatatatgctagttaaatatataaaaaaaaattaattaattatttataaaatatatatattatacgttaatatacaaaaaaaatatatttcacgactattattttttggatcaggtatatagtatatttttctcttttatttacaTGCGTAGGCCATCTATAATCTTCCAAACTTCTAGATTTTTGATTATCTTCACTCCTGTTGACGTTGGATTTACGTGGATCGTGGAAGATAGCTAGTCTTCATATGGTGAACT
This region of Nicotiana tomentosiformis chromosome 4, ASM39032v3, whole genome shotgun sequence genomic DNA includes:
- the LOC104105810 gene encoding gamma carbonic anhydrase 1, mitochondrial-like yields the protein MGTLGKAIYSLGAIVRATGQALDRIGNRLQGSSYLEEHLSRHRTLMNIFDKAPVVDKDVFVAPGASVIGDVHVGRNSSIWYGCVLRGDVNSISVGSGTNIQDNSLVHVAKSNISQKVLPTIIGNNVTVGHSAVVHGCTIEDEAFIGMGATLLDGVHVEKHAMVAAGALVRQNTRIPSGEVWAGNPAKFLRKLTDEEIAFIAQSATNYCNLARVHAAENSKSFDEIEFEKMLRKKYAKRDEEYDSMIGVVRETPPELVLPDNILPEKAAKSIIQ